The Streptococcus oralis genome segment TCAATACAGAAAGTTCCTGAACCACAGGTTGGATCAATCAAGGGCTTATCTGGATACCAGTTGGAAAGTTGCAAAATGGCCGCTGCCATATTTTCCTTGATAGGAGCTCCACCTTTTTCCGTACGATATCCACGTTTAAAGAGGCTAGAACCTGTCGTGTCAATCATAACAGTTGCCACATCCTTAAGAACGGACACCTCGATCTTAAACTCAGGACCAGTTTCCATCAAAGGAACTCCTTCTGGGCGGGCATAGTGTTTTTGTAATTTCTTCACAACAGCTTTCTTAGAAATAGCCTGAACACTGGGCTCATTATGAAGTTTTGACTTAACACATTTGGCCTTTGAAATCGGGAAACGCGCCCCAAGTGGGAGATAGTTTTCCCAATCCAGAGCAAAAACACCTTGAAAAAGCTCTTCAAAGGTCTTAGCTGGAAAGCTTCCGACCACAATCTTGATGCGATCCGCTGCACGAAGCCAAAGATTGGTCTCAATGATTGCCCGCACATTTCCTTGGAAACGAACACGGCCGTTTTCTACCTGGCAATCATATCCTAACTCTCGCAGCTCACGTCCAACGACAGCCTCAAGACCCGCCGCAGCAGTTGCGATTAAATTAAATTCTTCTTTCATTTCTAGTCTTGCAAGACCTTTCTTTTGTTCACTTTAAAAAATGAGGTTGAGAAAGATTTCTCAGCCCCAACCTATATGCAATTTTCTATAAGCCATGTTTTGTTCCAGAAGTGACTAGGACCACTTCCTTCGATAATCATCTGTCTACCGCTAACAGCATGGAGCTGCTAGCAGTCAGAGTACTACGTTCGTTTCCGTGCACTCCATGCCCCGACCAAAATTTGGGTTGCTAGCTTGAGGGGTTTACCGCGTTCCACTCTCTCTGTTTCCAGAAAGACTCCGTCACTGTGGCACTTTCAAGCCTATTCTGACCTATCCGAAGACTTAGCCATTTCGACTGCCGTAACGATTTCTCGTCCCTAGGCTTATGGATTCGCCTAGCACAAACACTACAGGCATCACAGCCTGTGCTAGCATGGACTTTCCTCATGAAAAGAGATCCTCTTCACGCGATTATCCAAAAATTGCACTCATTCCTTAGTCAATTATCAATCTTGATTGTCTAAGATTTGCTTACCAAATACTTCTTTTTCAAGGCGATTTAAGCGTTTCAAAATATCAAAGTTTGTCATTGAAGTAGAAGCTGTTACGTCAATAGAGTCTGGTTGAGTTGGAGCCGCCTGTGGTTTACGAGACAACTCCTCCTTCAAATCGGAAATTTCTTGACGAAGGGATTTAACCAAAGCCGCATAAGTCTCATAATCCTTAATCACATCATCTAGGAACTCATCCACCTCTGCTTTGCTATATCCACGTACTTCGCGTCCAAACTCTTGTTCAAAAATATCTTTCGCTGAAAATATAATACTTGCCATGTCTCTCTCCATTCTTGATTGCTATTCTTATTATATAAAAAAAGACAAGTAAAAATCAAGGTCAAAGGGTTACTTTTCAGAAAAATTTTCTGCTAGTTCATTTAACTCATCAAATGTTAATTGCCTTGTAACATAGTCCGCTTGATTTTTCATCATTTGGTAAAAATATTGTAACTTAGTTTTGTTTTCTTCATCATAAAAAAGATAGCAAATATCTGTGTTCTCCAGTAAAAATTTCTGATAATCGCGTAATTGTCCCTTGTGCTCATATCGTGGATAGGCATATTTGACAAAATCAACTTGCTTGAATTCGCTCAACTTCACTTGATTGGCTTCATTCCAGTTACTGCCATGGGTTTCAAAATCAAAAATGGTCGCCAGCTGAAATCCATAGTCTATTTTCATGTCTTTTGCCACCTGAAGTACCCAGTACTCAAAGCCCAGAGACCCAGTAAAGACAAGCCAGGTCACCCCTTCCTCCGCTAGACGCTCCAGGTCTCTCCGAATAGCTGTTTTGATAATATCAACGCGAATATCCTTGTCATTAAAGAGACCAAGGTCGAAGGCAGAATAACCTGAAATCAAGGCTGTTGTCATTTTTAACCCTTTCTTTGTAAATTTATGATATAATAGAGTGATGTTATTGTACCAATAAGGAGAATTATGGTCAACTATCCACATAAAATTTCATCACTGAAGAGACAAGCGCCCCTTTCACAAACTAAAAATTTCGCAAATCGGGGAATGTCTTTTGAAAAGATGATCAATGCTACGAACGACTACTATTTGTCGCATGGGTTAGCGGTTATCCATAAGAAACCGACTCCCATCCAAATCGTACGTGTCGACTATCCCCAACGAAGTCGAGCCAAGATCGTTGAAGCCTACTTCAGACAGGCCTCAACTACTGACTATTCAGGGGTTTATGATGGATACTACATCGACTTTGAAGCAAAGGAAACGAGGCAAAAACATGCGATTCCGATGAAGAATTTCCATCTCCATCAGATCCAACACATGGAACAAGTCCTTGCCCAGCAAGGAATCTGCTTTGTCCTTCTTCACTTTGCTTCTCAGCAAGAAACTTATTTATTGCCGGCTGTTGACCTGATTCGTTTCTATCATCAAGATAAGGGACAGAAGTCAATGCCACTTGGATATATTAGAGAAAATGGATATAAGATTGAGCCTGGTGCCTTTCCCCAGATTCCCTATCTCGATATTATCAAAGAACATTTACTAGGTGGTAAAACAAGATGAACAAACAAACTATCCTGCGAATAGCTAAATATATCAGTATCTGCTTCTTAACTCTATTTATCGTAGCTATTATGCTGGGCGGAGGCCTCTTTCTCTACTATGTTAGCAAGACTCCAGCCCTATCTGAAAGTAAACTAGTCGCTACAACGTCTAGTAAAATTTATGACCGCAACGATGAACTCATCGCTGATCTTGGATCAGAACGTCGAGTCAATGCACAAGCAAACGAAATACCGACCGATTTGGTCAACGCTATTGTTTCAATTGAAGACCATCGCTTCTTTAATCACCGAGGAATCGACACTATCCGTATCCTCGGGGCTACCCTACGAAACCTTCGTGGTGGTGGAGGTCTGCAAGGGGCTTCAACCTTGACACAACAGTTGATCAAGTTAACCTATTTCTCTACGTCAACTTCTGACCAAACCCTTTCTCGTAAGGCTCAGGAAGCATGGCTTGCCGTTCAACTAGAACAACAAGCGACCAAACAAGAGATTTTGACCTACTACATCAACAAGGTTTACATGTCAAACGGTAACTACGGGATGCAGACGGCTGCTCAAAGTTACTATGGCAAAGACCTCAAAGATTTGAGCATCCCTCAATTGGCCCTCCTTGCCGGAATGCCTCAGGCTCCAAACCAGTATGATCCATACTCGCATCCAGAAGCCGCCCAAGAACGCCGTAA includes the following:
- a CDS encoding THUMP domain-containing class I SAM-dependent RNA methyltransferase, with the protein product MKEEFNLIATAAAGLEAVVGRELRELGYDCQVENGRVRFQGNVRAIIETNLWLRAADRIKIVVGSFPAKTFEELFQGVFALDWENYLPLGARFPISKAKCVKSKLHNEPSVQAISKKAVVKKLQKHYARPEGVPLMETGPEFKIEVSVLKDVATVMIDTTGSSLFKRGYRTEKGGAPIKENMAAAILQLSNWYPDKPLIDPTCGSGTFCIEAAMIARKMAPGLRRFFAFEEWNWVSDRLIQEVRTDAAKKINREIELDIMGCDIDARMVEIAKANAQAAGIAGDITFKQMRVQDLRSDKINGVIISNPPYGERLSDDAGVTKLYAEMGQVFAPLKTWSKFILTSDEAFESKYGSPADKKRKLYNGTLKVDLYQYFGQRVKRQEVK
- the gpsB gene encoding cell division regulator GpsB, with the translated sequence MASIIFSAKDIFEQEFGREVRGYSKAEVDEFLDDVIKDYETYAALVKSLRQEISDLKEELSRKPQAAPTQPDSIDVTASTSMTNFDILKRLNRLEKEVFGKQILDNQD
- a CDS encoding SLOG family protein; this encodes MTTALISGYSAFDLGLFNDKDIRVDIIKTAIRRDLERLAEEGVTWLVFTGSLGFEYWVLQVAKDMKIDYGFQLATIFDFETHGSNWNEANQVKLSEFKQVDFVKYAYPRYEHKGQLRDYQKFLLENTDICYLFYDEENKTKLQYFYQMMKNQADYVTRQLTFDELNELAENFSEK
- the recU gene encoding Holliday junction resolvase RecU, whose amino-acid sequence is MVNYPHKISSLKRQAPLSQTKNFANRGMSFEKMINATNDYYLSHGLAVIHKKPTPIQIVRVDYPQRSRAKIVEAYFRQASTTDYSGVYDGYYIDFEAKETRQKHAIPMKNFHLHQIQHMEQVLAQQGICFVLLHFASQQETYLLPAVDLIRFYHQDKGQKSMPLGYIRENGYKIEPGAFPQIPYLDIIKEHLLGGKTR